In Lolium rigidum isolate FL_2022 chromosome 3, APGP_CSIRO_Lrig_0.1, whole genome shotgun sequence, the genomic window TGGAGTTCTTACAAAAACCTGATGTTAAGAAAAAAAAGTTGCTAGTTCTAGGTTGACTGGTAATTAAGTTAGTCCTAGGTAAACTCTAAGACTTCAGGTTTGCATAGTGAGAATTGCACATCTTTTTTTCCAATTGCACAAAAATTGTGTGACCGAGAACTAAGCCAGTTCTAGATCGACCGGGAACTAGTCGTCCTTAAGAAAATATATTCTATATATGCTCAATATGGATGTAGCTTGATATGCATTAAAATTGAAAATCATAACCGTTAAAAGCTCTAACTTAAAATTGCTAAATCTCTCTACCACTTGTTTTCTTTTGCTTTAATGATAGTATATAATAAATATAAGGGGTTACCCACCCGGTCATGGGCGTGACGATCGCGTCGGCCATCTCGAAGATCTTCTCGTGGAAGTACATCTGACGACTCCTGCAAACACATCTCCAAGTCTGGGTATCACACCGTAAACTCTGGTTATCTGAATGTGGTATAGTATATATGACCAGGGACTGACCGAATCCGCTGCGAGTTGAGGTAAGCCTTGCTGCTGAACGACCCGTAGGCGCTCAGCGCGATCCTTACATCCCACCCGATATGAGATTTGTTCCTACAAGCATAAATTCCACCATTTCTGTGTCAAAACTGCAATGAGATCGTGGGAGAAATAAATTAACCAGCTCGAACTACTCACAGCTTCTCGACGTATTTGGCCACCGAGGCGGAGCACTCGGAGCCCATGGTCACGTAGTGCGCAAGCCGCATCTCCTCCACCTCAGGGATGGTCACCTCCAGAGTCTTGCACCAAAGAAAGTTTCAGTTTCAGTTTTTTACTTTCAGTCAGAACTGCGACACTTCGTTCAGAATCACAGGAATTAACAGTGGATAGATCACTTCTCTTATTACCTCCCAGCCGTACTGCGCGCGCAGGATCCGAAGAGCCTTGTCGCAGCAGCTTCTGATGTCCTCCGAGCAGTCGTCGAACCACTGTGTTTAAAACGTTAGCTACATTGTTCTACCAGGCTTGGCATCGTGGAAGAAGCACCGTCTTTGTGATTCGGAAGCTCACCTTTGCGGATCTTGCTAGCCTGATGTTCGGCATGGAACGGGTGGATGTCAGCAACGGCAGATTCAGCTGAGGCTGGAAAATGAGTCCGTTAGAAATGTCAGTTTCAGCTAACCTTAAGGAAATCTGAACCTGCATACCAAAATTACCTGGGAGTGGCTTGGCCTAGACTGGTCAACCATGGCCGCATACCTGAGAGATAATTCACAGGGTACTCGATGCTGGTGGAGAAGTTGGATCATATAGAATTTTAGTTTGATTCTCAAAATGAAGTTACTGAAAGAAATCTAGGGGGTGGCACTGACGCGACGAGTGCGTCCTCGACCGAGGCCGCCAAGATCCCTGGCATGCCGACCGTCCAGTTCAGCGGCAGAAGCCTGGGTTAAACAACAGCGTTACTTCTGCCACTGTCACTCGATCGATCGTGCGCACCGGAAAATACAGCAAGCAAACATTTCGATTTCGTAGAAGGTGTTTGTTGTGACGAACCCGGAGTTGGAGAGCCTCCCGACGGTGGGCTTGAAGCCGACGACGCCGCAGAGCGCGGCCGGCATCCGAACGGATCCTGGTCGATCAAGCAGCACAGTACAGTCAGCCGGTCACGATACGATTCAGCATTGCACTTCGGGCAGATGACCGAAAAAGTTAGAGAGTGCGCACCGCCTCCGTCGGCGCCGAGGGCGACGGGGCAGAGTCCGGCGCAGATCGCGGCGGCGGACCCGCCCGACGAGCCCCCGGACACCCTGCCTGTGTTGTACGGGTTCCTGGTGGAGCCGTGGTGCGGGTTGATGCCGCTGGTGCCGGCGCCGAGCTCGTGCATGTTGGTCTTGCCGGCCAGgacggcgccgcaggcccgcagctGCGCCACGCACGCCGCGTCCGCGACGCACGGCCTCGCCTTCCCCAGCCACCTCGTGCCCCCTGTTGTCCATATCGTGCAACTTGTTAAATGCGAAATTGCAGTAACTGTGTAGTATCTTGTTTCATTGTCGGTTTTGTTTACCGGTTGTTTGGTAGGGCATGCAGTCGATCTCGTCCTTCACTGCCACCAGCACCCCGTCCATGGCAGACAGAGGCGTCCCTGTACAAGCATATGCAACCGAAAACCCCAACATATCACACACACGCATACCATTTTCTACTCCTTTTTCTTTGCATAAGATCATCTTTTCCGACCCCCAAAAGAATTTTGGAGAGCCGACATTTAGCCGCTCCCAGCAGTGCGTTACAAAATCTTTTTCTATCCGGCGCGGTTTAATATGGTGTCCTGAGCCCATTCCCGTTACACAGTGACATTTTCTCCAGGTGAGGCACCGAAACATCTTGTCGCACATGGTCACATGGCCCTGCGCGGTGGTGTTATTGCGCCCTACCGTTCTCGCCTGTCGCCGATGTATAAAAGGTGAACCTTCACGCCACTCCCCTACCTTGTCGTTCCCTAGATCGCGCTCACCTCCAATCCTAAATCGGCCGCGAAGCATTCTTACCGCCAATGGATTCGAACGTGGCAGCCTCACCGCTGCAGAGGCATGAGCGTTGTACGTGGCACGGTGCCCTATGCGGACAAACATGCACCTCATGAGAAGCGGTGGGTGGAAGATGGCGGTCAACGGGATCGGCATCCCGACGCCGCCCACGCCAAGGGATGGAACGTTGGCACGATGAGATCAGAACCCAGCAGCGCGGCGCCAGATGAGTGTGCATATCCCACCTGGATCGCCACCGACAACGAGTTTAAATAATTTCAAGTGTTTCcggttaaaattttaaaatttctatttagGAGACGTGACGGGAAACACAGACACGTCTCAAACGACAGCTAGAAATGAtatccccaaacgctcaatccgtcaCTTCTGTCAGATGCTGAAACATGCTCTAACCAATCCAAACAAATGGGAGCAATGGATCTGGATTCTGCATCCGTGTCTGGTCGGGCCATGAATTCTACATATCAGCGACCCCTTCTTCCACGGAGCGCCGTActgaaaatataaaaataaaagtGTAGCAGGGAGCCAGGCACTACCCGTACCGTAGGCCCATCTTCTCTGAGCGATCACTGCTGCTGATCTCTGCTCCTTCACTGGATTAATAAGGACCATGGGATGCGTACATACTATCCCCATCCGAGTTTCCTGTCAGCCTGGAGCTTTGCTGAATCTGGCGATCGAGCGTTCGGCTACTCTTTGTCTTGCAATGGCGAGGACGATGTTACTGCTACTGTTCACCGTTTTGTACTGCTACTGCCCTTATTATGAGGCCAACTACTAAATTATTGAGACTCCGATGAGCGGGACCACGGAGGTGAAGGCAGAGACAGCGAGGCGCCGCACCGGTAATGGCGGCGGCACCACGATTCAGTCGGGGATGGTCCTACCAATGCTTAAATTGCACGGTGATCGCTGCGCTGTCACCGGCGCCCCGCGGTGGCCCGGCCCCGGCGTGGCCGATACTAACTGAATTTAGAGGAGCTGCACATTAGCAACCTTAATTTACCTTGGTGGTATCTAAGGGTAGACTCCTCCGCCTGCCTGATGATGTCCTCAGGGTTGTAGCTGATGAACATGGCCATGTTGAGACCAGGCCCCGAGCAGTCCTCAACCGCAGCCAGGAACCTCCTCGCCACCTGACAAACGATAAAAAGACGACGATCAATGGTCTAATGGTCATGTCTTGCAATCTGAACTGCATCCAGCATTCTTGTGCAGCGCAAGTTAGTCTGTAACCTCCTCCACATTGTACTGACAGAGTGACATGGAGCAGAGTTTGGACTCATCTTGGGTACGGttaacaaaaaggaaaaaaaaatgctTACCATGACAGGAGTGATCTCTCCTGAGACGTAGGCCTTGGTGAAGTCCCGGATTGTCCAGCGCTTGAAGCCCGGCGACAGTGGATCGGTGAGGGAAGGGACGCAGCCGACGGCCTCCTGGACGCGCTCTGCCGGCGACAGGCCGGGCTTCACCTGGTTCACATTCTGCTCGGGGATGTCTGCAGCAACACCAATGGGCACGAGTTAAACCCGTGAACTGCCCGGATGCATACGAGAATCCATCATGGCAGAACTAACTGACCTTTCAAGGGGTGTGTCGCAGTGAACAACGGCGGCTCCGGGATCTCGGCGTCGGAGACAAGCTGCATCGATGCGTGCTTCAGTAATCAAGAAGATCAGatgaacagagtggttttgggaaAAGAAATCTCCTAACAACGTGCAAGAACCTCCCAGTTTCAGTGCTCACTAGCTAGTGTACCAATACCAACTGAAAATCAGAATAGACGGATTTTAAACGAAAAAACCTAAGGAAATTTTGATCACCTTATTGACGAGATTGTCTTTCTTGAGGAAGTACAGCACGACGGGGCCGACGATCGGCGTCTCCAGAACCCACGCGAAGATCTTCACCGGAAGCCCGGCAACCCGAGGCGCTGAagaacgcaaaaaaaaaaaaaatgttaatCGCTGACAGGAAATGCGAGCGCTCTGAACGCGAGTAGTATCAAAATTAGAAACAGGCTGGAGGAACCTTTGACGTTGGGACTGATATAGAGCTCGTCGCTGCCTGGTCCGAGgtcgacctccgacgccggcttGTAAACCTTAGGAGACGAGAGGATTAGACCCATGGATGAGCACAGCTAGTGAGCTATTGCTGTCCAGTCCGGTTCACTTTCTGGCGACGACAAGGAGGCTTCGGTTGTTCGGTGAAGGGACGATGGAGGTGAGCTGAGGCTCTGCTGGGAGAGAAGGAGATCGCGGGCTCGTACTAGCGGTACTAGGCGTCATCATGTAGGTAGGTAGTAGTACTACTCACTTTGCGTCGCAGCATTGGTCTTCTCATCAGAATCCAGGCAAGTCAACAACAGGATCATCGCCCAAACCATGTAACTGTGGATCATGTAACTGTGTATCATGTATCGCCCAAACCATGTAACAGGATCATGTATCAGATTGGTAAAATGAACCGGTGACACGGGACCCTCCCGGCCTCCCACACCACACCCTCCTGCACCCCACCCTTCcagccctaaccgccgccgccgccgccggtagagcCGCCGGGGCAAatacccacggggcgtggcggcggcgggggcccttcctcgtcgatgcggggtggacggcggccggatctcccctCCTTGGTGCATGGTGGATCGAcagatgggatgggcggcggcggcggcctgcgctgcgcccccttctcccgtcggctctcccctaGTGGACCGGCCGAcgcggatgggatgggcggcggcggcctgcgctgcggtctccctcctcccgtcggctctccgcagcactccggcaggggctggtggtgggcggcggccaggcccatggcctgcgccaatttccccccgcctctcgtcggtgagtggaggcgatctcgggcttcacccgcgacacaaggtcgcccggggcagcagccttgggtacgacggtggaggtgaccctctactttgccggagagggtcggcctgcggttggtggtggtggatctatcgatctatcaccgcgttccggcggcgagatggaggagcatggaagccggcgacggtgtcgccggtggagggttggagtggcagcccgggatggtcgccgacgtgggggtccgacctgtataaaggcggtggtcctagggtctcttgcgtgaagaggaagacctaccggaggcctggactcgtgatctagccggagtgttgagttccggaaggctccgccgacgaatgtaacaggctttttgcctggagtttgctggatcggtggtatcggtcgtgtgcacccatgcttttattccgatcgattggttctagagggagcggcgcgaagcactttttctgtgttgacatcaagtgactatggatccatgatgaaagtcggaagaagagaagttcatgaaggccggaggggaggactagctaagggaggttcaagtctccgcgctgttgagggacttgcttggtgttccgggcttcacagcag contains:
- the LOC124699398 gene encoding fatty acid amide hydrolase-like; its protein translation is MGLILSSPKVYKPASEVDLGPGSDELYISPNVKAPRVAGLPVKIFAWVLETPIVGPVVLYFLKKDNLVNKLVSDAEIPEPPLFTATHPLKDIPEQNVNQVKPGLSPAERVQEAVGCVPSLTDPLSPGFKRWTIRDFTKAYVSGEITPVMVARRFLAAVEDCSGPGLNMAMFISYNPEDIIRQAEESTLRYHQGTPLSAMDGVLVAVKDEIDCMPYQTTGGTRWLGKARPCVADAACVAQLRACGAVLAGKTNMHELGAGTSGINPHHGSTRNPYNTGRVSGGSSGGSAAAICAGLCPVALGADGGGSVRMPAALCGVVGFKPTVGRLSNSGLLPLNWTVGMPGILAASVEDALVAYAAMVDQSRPSHSQPQLNLPLLTSTRSMPNIRLARSAKWFDDCSEDIRSCCDKALRILRAQYGWETLEVTIPEVEEMRLAHYVTMGSECSASVAKYVEKLNKSHIGWDVRIALSAYGSFSSKAYLNSQRIRSRQMYFHEKIFEMADAIVTPMTGVTAYTLQDDALSTGELDYINAAALARYSIAGNFLGLPAITVTAGYDRDGLPMGLQFIGRPWSEATMLHLAYAMQEACLKNSRKPMVHYDLLKTKE